The following nucleotide sequence is from Mesobacillus jeotgali.
ATAAGTCAAAGGCAGATTTTATTTTAATTAATGGTAAGGCAATTGTATATGAGATAAAAACGGGATTAGATACTTTTGAAAGATTGAATAGCCAAATAAATGACTACTATAAAGCATTTAAACATGTATGCGTCGTAACACCTGAATCGAGTTTTCAAAAACTTAATGACCTCTTAAGTAATTCAAACGTTGGAATTTATGTTTTAACAGATAGGGATACAATAAGCATTAGAAAAGAACCTGTTGAGGATAATTCTAAATTAGATCATACAACTATGTTTAAATTATTAAGGAAATACGAATTTGAAAATATTTTACAAGAATATTATGGATACCTACCGTTAACAACACAAGTTAATCATTATAAAGAATGCTTTAATATGTTTGCTCAAATTGAAGTTAATACTCTATATAAATTTTTTATTAGTGAATTAAAAAAGAGGAATAATGTGGTAAAAGAGGAATATAAAAAAGTACCATATGAATTAAAATTTTTAATATATTTTCCGGTTTCAAAAAAAGTGATTACTCAAAACTATTTACTTTTCTAAATACGAAGTGGAGGGAATAGAGTGTACTTACCATACCTTAGAGGTCGTCAGTTTGAATTAATAGCTATAAGAGAACTATTAGAAAATGATTTGATCGGAACTAAAGTAATACCAATTATAGAACCGGTTAAACCTTCATCCACTCTCTTAAAAACTATAAATCTTTTTGTAGAAAAAAATAAAGAAATTGCATTAATCCATAACCCTCAAGTTGGCAATTACTTGTCTACACTTTCTAATCTTTCACATAGCCCATTAAAGGAGAATTTAATGGATTGTTTTAATAGTGAATATGTCATTTTATCACATATATTAAATAAAAATAGTAAAACAGAGATAGCAGAATTAATAACTGATGGTCATAATAAAACTGACTTATTACTAATTTTAAAAGATAGAGACTATGTTAGTGACTACCTAGAAATTTTTGATGACGAAAAGCCAAGTTTGACTCTTATACCTGATGAAAGTAGCATGAGAAGGAAAATTAGGTACAATAAAGTCTTGTTTGCAGACCGATTTACAAAGCAACAAAGAAATTCAGATTACTATGATTTAGAAGATGAGTCATTTTCTGAGGACCATATTTATTTTGATGATGATGGATACATAGGCTTTTCAGATTATTCTATTGTAGGGGCAGAATTTTCTGAATCTGGATTTGCTCCATATGCTGTAGTCATCCATGTTGTTTACTTTGATGATGAGAATAGCCTTAGGATAAAACACTTTGTTTCGGATTCAAATGAGGATATAAATGACCCTGCAGGAAAATTCTATGAAGCTTTAGAAAAACTTATGGATTGGCAATCCAAAGTGAATCTTGAAACATATGGTATGAAGGAGTTTGAGAAGCATTACCATGCTGGAACCTATCCAGGATTAGGTACAGTAAAGAAATTATCGATAATGCACCACATTGAATTAGTCAACAAATTTTTGGAGGAATAGAAAAGATGATTTGTTGCGAAAAATGCTTCAAGGATTCTGAGATAAAGGGGATTATTAAAAGCTTACATAAAAAAGGGACATGTGAGACTTGTAACAAAAAGGACGTGTATATTTACGACACAGAAACAAATGGGGAATTAGTTGATAATTTTAACGAACTATTGGATATATACAAACCATTAAGTATGCTGCCAGAAGAGTATCCAAAAGAAAAGTTAAATCTATTGAAAGATGTTTTATTTAACGAATGGAACATCTTCAATATAAGTAGTGAGAAAATATATTCATTAATTAAAAGTATATGTTACGAAAAATATGAGGAAACACCGGAATTATTTGATTCCCCAATCGGTATCCCAGAACTGATCGACTATAATTACCTTGAATCAAATTCTATTATTAAAAATCATCAATGGGAAAATTTTGTTGATGAAATTAAAACTAATATTCGCTTCCACACTAATTTTGTTAACACTGAAGTATTAAAGGTTTTATGTTCGTATATTGAAAGACCAATTAAACGGGGTTCAAAGCTATATAGAGCAAGAATATCGTCCGAGGATGGTTATACAATTGACAAAATGGGTGCCCCTCCTCCTGGTAAAGCTTCAGCAGGTCGAGTTAACCCCCTAGGTATTAACTACTTATATTTATCAGAAGACATTAAAACTACTCTTTATGAGGTTAGAGCAGGAGCATATGATTATGTAACTGTTGGAGAATTCATTTTAAAAGAGGACATCACAATTATAGACTTTACTTCTCTTGACAAGATAAGTCCCTTTACGGATATAAGCATTACACAACTTGCTATTAATAAAAACCATTTAAAAAAGATTAGTAATGAGATTGCAAAGCCTCTTAGAAGAGCAGATAGCACCCTGGATTACCTTCCGACTCAATATATTGCTGATTTTATTAAAAGTATCATACATAAAGATGGAAAGAGCTATAAGGGGATCAAATATAAAAGTACCCTCAGTGAATATGGTTATAATATCGCAATATTTGATGAAACTCTTTTTGGGTGTATGGAGAAATACGTTTTTGATATAGAAGGTATTGATTATAGGTATAGCCCATTAACTGAGTAGTTTTATTAATTAAAAACTAAACACGGTGACACTGAAGTGCAATGATTTTCTCATAAGGTTCTGCTGTCTCATCATAAAAGTTTTATACAGGGTCAAATTCCGAATACAGGGATTTGGCTCTTTTTTTATTCGAAGTTTTTAACAATACTCTTCTCAAAACATAAAGAATGATAGAATAAAAATAGTTATACTTACAAATTAAGTAAACCACTGGAGTGAGCAAGAATTGGATAATATCCGCAAAACAATAATAAACTTCCGCGACGAACGCAACTGGAAGCCATACCACAATGAAAAAGACTTAGCGATATCTATATCCCTTGAAGCAAATGAACTACTGGAGAACTTCCAATGGAAAACCAGTGATGAAGCAGTAAGAGATTCAGAACAAAATATCAAAGAAGAAATGGCTGATATTTTAATATATCTTGTTCAGTTAGCCGACAAAATGGATATAGATCTGGAAGAGGAAGTTTTGAAGAAGATGAAGAAGAATGCGCTTAAGTATCCCGTGCAGAAGGGTTGAGGGTAGTTGATCGTTTATGAGGCAACGAAGGACGAGTTCTTGAAGGATGTTTTTGATGATGAGCTGGTGAACAATATTGTCAGCAATTATAACAGTAAGATTGGCCGGATTAATGAGCGGGAGGTTCGGTCTTGGGACAAATCCATGCAGTATATGTATAGGGTGTTGAGTGACAACGAGATTCCTAAGGATGCTGGCGTTGCAATTGAGTTCAAGATTCCTCACACCTCGAAGCGTGTGGATTTCCTTATCTCTGGTACGGAGTAGGAGGCTAAACAATCGATTGTCATATTGAGTTAAGAAATCGGAAAGTGTTGAGAAGATTGAAGGCAATGAGGCTATTGTTCAAATGGTCACAACAGAGGAGTGCAACTACTCATACCTCTTACCAGGGCTGGTTATATGCAGCGCTGATCAAGGATTATAATGAAGTGAGGACATAAAGGATGATAATATATAATGAAACATCATCAAACTTCTTAAACCATATTTATGAAAAAAACATTGGTTATGTATTAAAGCAAAATGTTCTTTCTAGAATGAACAAGGTTGTATCAGAAAGTGAATTACGTTCATGGGAGAATTCATTACCCCAAATGGCACGAGTTTTACGAGATGCTGACTTGAAAGGGGATACCCATGTGTTACTCGAGTATAAGCTTCCATCAACAGAGAAGAGGATAGACTTTTTAATTGCAGGCAAGGATGTCAAAGGCAATAAGAATGCGATTATTATAGAACTTAAGCAGTGGCAGAAGGCGAAAGTTGCAGAAGGTGACGGAATTGTTTCTACCTTTTTAGGCAAGAGAGAAAGGGAGACAGTGCATCCGTCTTATCAGGCAAGTTCTTATAAAAAATATCTCCAAAACTTTAATGAATCTCTATATGAGGACTCATCCATTTCTCTAAAGTCATGTGCATATTTACATAACTATATTAAGGATACAATGGACGAACCTTTACTCGACAAAAGATATGACAAATATATTAAAGAATCGCCTATATATTTTCAGTTCAACGACCGTGAGTTAGCTAGTAACATTAAGGAGTTAGTATCTGAAGGTAAAGGAAAAGAAATCGCTGACGCTATTGAAAGTGGCAAAATTCGTCCGTCAAAAAAACTAGTTGATACGGTAGCCTCACTTATAGAAGGAAATCAAGAATTTATTCTGTTAGATGAGCAAAAAGTAGCTTTTGAAAAAGTATTAAGTAAATTTAATCAGATAAAAGCAGCTTCATTAGGCAATCATGTGATTATTATTAAAGGTGGGCCAGGCACAGGTAAATCTGTGATAGGCTTAAATTTATTGAGTAGTATATTGCAAACAAGTTCTTATGTAGAATACATTACACCGAATCAGTCGTTTAGAGAAATTCTGCGAAAAAAATTAATTGGTGTTTCTGGTCATGTTGAGGTTAGAGACCTATTTAAAAGTTCTGCTGCATATGTTGAGACTCCTAATAATTACTTTGACGTTTTAATTTGTGATGAAGCTCACCGATTAAAAGTTCATGGTCATATGAAAAAGAAAATAGAAGGTGAAAACCAAGCTACACAGATTATCAGATCCTCTAAAATTAGTGTGTTCTTTGTTGATGACCTTCAAATTGTTTCAAAAAAAGATATTGGTAGTGTAGAACTAATCCAGGATGAAGCGAAAAAGTTAGGTGCTCAAGTTCATTTGATTGAACTTGATTCACAGTACCGTTGCTCAGGTTCAGGTAA
It contains:
- a CDS encoding sce7726 family protein, coding for MDTGNNIILNRFFTQSIFMDLINNHENSLYDVCIKRYLQDVEAKDNNSLVHEIYKYLKKQYRNEYFYKNTLLNKLLLGKHSINTTTALTEIPVNKSKADFILINGKAIVYEIKTGLDTFERLNSQINDYYKAFKHVCVVTPESSFQKLNDLLSNSNVGIYVLTDRDTISIRKEPVEDNSKLDHTTMFKLLRKYEFENILQEYYGYLPLTTQVNHYKECFNMFAQIEVNTLYKFFISELKKRNNVVKEEYKKVPYELKFLIYFPVSKKVITQNYLLF
- a CDS encoding sce7725 family protein, with amino-acid sequence MYLPYLRGRQFELIAIRELLENDLIGTKVIPIIEPVKPSSTLLKTINLFVEKNKEIALIHNPQVGNYLSTLSNLSHSPLKENLMDCFNSEYVILSHILNKNSKTEIAELITDGHNKTDLLLILKDRDYVSDYLEIFDDEKPSLTLIPDESSMRRKIRYNKVLFADRFTKQQRNSDYYDLEDESFSEDHIYFDDDGYIGFSDYSIVGAEFSESGFAPYAVVIHVVYFDDENSLRIKHFVSDSNEDINDPAGKFYEALEKLMDWQSKVNLETYGMKEFEKHYHAGTYPGLGTVKKLSIMHHIELVNKFLEE
- a CDS encoding RES family NAD+ phosphorylase, which codes for MICCEKCFKDSEIKGIIKSLHKKGTCETCNKKDVYIYDTETNGELVDNFNELLDIYKPLSMLPEEYPKEKLNLLKDVLFNEWNIFNISSEKIYSLIKSICYEKYEETPELFDSPIGIPELIDYNYLESNSIIKNHQWENFVDEIKTNIRFHTNFVNTEVLKVLCSYIERPIKRGSKLYRARISSEDGYTIDKMGAPPPGKASAGRVNPLGINYLYLSEDIKTTLYEVRAGAYDYVTVGEFILKEDITIIDFTSLDKISPFTDISITQLAINKNHLKKISNEIAKPLRRADSTLDYLPTQYIADFIKSIIHKDGKSYKGIKYKSTLSEYGYNIAIFDETLFGCMEKYVFDIEGIDYRYSPLTE
- a CDS encoding nucleotide pyrophosphohydrolase, with amino-acid sequence MDNIRKTIINFRDERNWKPYHNEKDLAISISLEANELLENFQWKTSDEAVRDSEQNIKEEMADILIYLVQLADKMDIDLEEEVLKKMKKNALKYPVQKG
- a CDS encoding DUF2075 domain-containing protein, yielding MIIYNETSSNFLNHIYEKNIGYVLKQNVLSRMNKVVSESELRSWENSLPQMARVLRDADLKGDTHVLLEYKLPSTEKRIDFLIAGKDVKGNKNAIIIELKQWQKAKVAEGDGIVSTFLGKRERETVHPSYQASSYKKYLQNFNESLYEDSSISLKSCAYLHNYIKDTMDEPLLDKRYDKYIKESPIYFQFNDRELASNIKELVSEGKGKEIADAIESGKIRPSKKLVDTVASLIEGNQEFILLDEQKVAFEKVLSKFNQIKAASLGNHVIIIKGGPGTGKSVIGLNLLSSILQTSSYVEYITPNQSFREILRKKLIGVSGHVEVRDLFKSSAAYVETPNNYFDVLICDEAHRLKVHGHMKKKIEGENQATQIIRSSKISVFFVDDLQIVSKKDIGSVELIQDEAKKLGAQVHLIELDSQYRCSGSGNYISWLDGIFGNSDSEKQLEGDFDFKVVSSPHELVDEIVNKRNGRLLAGYAWKWNTNLVNGELSKDVIIEEHNFAYPWNDSKRIDWAIHPECSHQIGCIHTVQGLEMDYVGVIIGKDLGYNKETGSLIVRRDEFKDIGAKPAKPKKGYTDPLETLIKNTYKTLMTRGMKGCYVFCCDEELEKFFLESSQQTLSVAEKTTNSHDSKFNYKKTKENG